The nucleotide sequence gtgttaatgtgggcttgGATAATTCCtatgactgattctttagttgccatatattttccattcttctttttaactgtttctatttcaccaaaggaggcaatctgaaaagtttgccagatgtggtagtgttctcttttaagcgtctgtcTAGTCTTTCCTCTTTTCAAAATGGCAATTAgagtcttctcatattcagtagaccacaaggtagcacaacttgctatttcttcttccatgactaaagcttgaaagggttatactttgaaaatgccagcatatattatgttaaaagtgtttgtattacatcacttaataaaagactttaaaataactttttctggtttaacaattcgtttagaacaaattttaagattcatgcatgaaactgatcatttcatgaagtgggctaaccacttgcccatttcatgaactgggcaagtggtttgctcacttcatgaaatggacaagtgattagcccaattcatgaaatgggcaatttcacagattgggtgtaacatatatatatatatatatatatatattatatatatatatatatatatatatatatatatatatatatatatatatatattatctacatatatatacatatacatatatatatatatatatatatatatatatatatatatatatatatatatatatattatctacatatatatacatacatatatatatatatatatatatatatatatatatatatatatatatatatatatatattatctacatatatatacatatacatatatatatatatatatatatatatatatatatatatatatttttttttttcaatatttaacttagccggtgattatatagctgcaactctgttgctcgacagacaactctacggtaaaaactcgccagcgatcgctacacaggttgcggatgtgcccaacagcgccatctgtcgtccagatacccagttctcaatgtaaacaaagactcaattttctctctgtcgaggtgtcgacaagacgtactcactcgctgttgctaaactggagttttttcacaactaattggtgaagtactttattctagttttgagctttcgctgtgcagggtttctcttcacacaaatccttgaactctttttgataacggattctttgttgatgactttttgatagttttttgaatttccctttgaccaattcaaaatggctgacccttcacaagtccccaaatttaggaagtgcaatgctagggactgttcaaggcgtcttccgaaggcttctatcgaccctcacactgtttgttccaattgtcaggataaaacctgtcaattggaagatcggtgtgaggagtgcgttggcctttcggaattcgattttatcgaatttcaaaagtatacacgtaggctagagagagatagagttaggagaagttcttctcgttctattgatatatcctctcctcatgccccacaacctattccttcccctgtagtggttgctcctaagccccctcctggcactcaggaaccttcgatggctgatatgatgcgtgccatccaggctctgggtgagagagttgagtcccttgctagtgaccgtaatcagctcatggcggatgtgaaggagcttaagtgcaaaagtgcagtgggaagtgctaaagtgccgagtgatagtgttgtggatagtgttgcgcttgagggttcgtctgttcgtgcctgtcgtcctcctagtccgggacctcttgcaagctcccaagtccaggggagaagcaatgtcgtacgacaaatgggttcgagaggctttaatcagcgaacagacgttccctccgtggtatcgggcgtatctacccaagatcgctcctacctaactaagacgagagagcccatttatacctcgtcttcggaaggtgtttctcgcaagaaaccctggaccaaggtctcacgaccgttaaaacgcaagtcggtcccttcagcgcaagtccaacggcccggttgcagccactgggacagttcggactcgctgtcgtcatccgatgactgctcaccgcctaagagaggcaaagcggtaccgcttcggaCAGTAaccccgtctgtcgccgcacctgctcccgtagaccctaagtggtctctactgcaagacatgcagtctaaactgacgtctctaatgcaggactttcgtgcggagaaggttgctgccgcaccagctagtgcagtacctagcctacaaccttccacacgatcggttgtgcgtccggtggacgctgaggtaaccttctcacgcacaccagttgagagagttcctcctcccatgcgttccagtgtgatctgccagccgcatgttgacgttaagagacgctcggaggttgccgttgacgttctagaggttcaacaaccgtcagagttgctttgttttgacgcggtgcgtcaacctccgcaacccagtgtgatttccactgcgcacccacatcagtccagacagtctggagtagacgctgtgcgtccccgcgctgccatggttgttgccagctcacagactgggcagcagttccatgacgttgcgtccggctcagtcacgcatgcacccgtgcgaccggactcagcgaaccagccgttacccactccgttgccgtttcctcatcagttgtcggatgaggaactttctgatgatgatggtgctgcacacatagatgaaccactatcagatttggacgagcctaagtctactcaaccctctttgaactttagaaaagttttggccatcttcaaagagttgtttccggaccagtttgtttctgtggctcctcgttctccgccgtcagagtttgtgttaggcatgccgtctaccactcctgcctttactagactcgtcctcgcacgctcgtccaagagggctttgcgggtgataggagaatggttgcagtccaagaagagtttagcgaagacagcctttgcgtttccccctgctagactcttctagatcgagcgtctggtatgccacgggagaagttctcggcttgggagttcctgcctctgcccagggcgacttctcaagtcttgtagactctccccgccgccttgccatgagacgctcaaagatatgttggtcatcttcggacctggaccaccttttgaaaggtatctttagggccttcgaagtttttaacttcttagactggtgtctaggagccctaagcagaaagacctctccgacagagaaggagacttccttgctcattatgtcctgcatggacaaggccgtacgtgatgggtctaatgagcttgctgcatcatttgtgtccggagtccttaaaaagcgtgaaaacctatgctcattcctttcagctggagttacacagtgccagagatctgagcttctctttgctcttctttccaagtgcctttttccagaagccctgattaaggaaatagccgcttcattggtgcagaaggacactcatgatcttgttgcgtcctccgctcgcaaagctccccctttgcctaccttgtcagctagaccaaggatggacactccagcgtcccgttttattccgccctttcgtggcagagcctccagcagaggaggtgctcgtgccgaagggaaacgaggaaagaagaaaggatccaagtcctttaagggcagagtctgactgcccgcatcttcagacagtagtgggagccagactcaagaacttctggcagacctgggagaagagaggcgcagatgcacaatctgtgaagttgctcagagaggggtacaagatcccttttgtacggaaaccccctctagcaacgtctcccatcgatctctctcccaggtacagagaggaagacaagacacgagccttgaaacaggaagtgtctcttttactagagaagggagcggtggtcaaagtctcggaccttcaatctccgggattctacaaccgactcttcttggtgccaaagaagacaggagggtggaggccggtgctagacgtcagtgctctgaatgtctttgtcaaaaagcagacgttctccatggagaccacaaagtcagtcttagcagcggtcagaagggaagactggatggtctctttagacctaagggacgcctacttccacgtccccatccacccggactcccaaccttttctgagattcgttttcgaaaaggttgtctaccagtttcaagccctgtgctttggcctaagcacagctcctcttgtgtttacgaggctgatgaggaatgtagccaaattccttcatttatcggacatccgagcctccctctatttggacgactggcttctcagagcttcttccagtcgtcgctgtctgaaggatctaaagtggactctagatctgaccaaggaattgggtctccttgtcaatatggaaaagtcacaactggtcccatcccaaactattgtgtatttagggatggagattcacagtctagcttttcgggcttttccgtcggcccccagaataagccaagcccagttatgcatccagaacatgctgaagaaggaacaatgctcagtcaggaagtggatgagtctggtagggacgctatcatccctggaacaatttgtgtcattaggaagactacacctccgtcctcttcaataccatctagcttttcactggaaaaaggacaagacgctagaagcggtctcgatccccatttccgaaaagatgaagtcttgcctgacttggtggaaggacagtatcaacctaagagagggtctttccctggctgttcagactcccaaccacgttctcttctcggacgcatcggacgtaggctgaggcgcgacattagacggtcgggaatgttcgggactatggaactcgagtcaaaggataatgcatatcaactgcaagcagctactggcagtacatctggccttgaaaagcttcaggtctctccttcaaggcaaagtggtggaagtgaactcggacaacaccactgccttggcgtacatctccaagcaaggagggaccca is from Palaemon carinicauda isolate YSFRI2023 chromosome 13, ASM3689809v2, whole genome shotgun sequence and encodes:
- the LOC137651714 gene encoding KRAB-A domain-containing protein 2-like, with the translated sequence MEEEIASCATLWSTEYEKTLIAILKRGKTRQTLKREHYHIWQTFQIASFGEIETVKKKNGKYMATKESVIGIIQAHINTGHGGDKKTYKEVCEKYGNVPRSIVSLYIVQCERFVEKRRRKETAAGGVVRPLSVRDLSERGQVSGVD